The Sinomicrobium kalidii genome contains a region encoding:
- a CDS encoding ABC transporter permease, giving the protein MIKNYFKIAWRNLWKEKSFTLINLIGLSTGFAITLLIVQYARFELNYENTHKNADDIVRLTVDYLDGESVVAQDSETYPPLGPLMTNELSEVVDFTRAYQIGEPKVGVLIGNKQYTVDRTYAVDSSFFKLFTYPLIHGSEKRLFQQSNEAVLTKSTALKLFNNVRIVGKTLNLKRNGRNILFKIAGVIPDSPANTHLKFNMLLSYPTLLSDPQMQEWYREKEGNWNGNNTFTYLQLAPNTDYDKFSRSLATFSEKLEREKKITNEVIIGQKIKDIHLHSRKTFEPEINGDAKSVYLLLGVALLIIVSAFVNYINLATSKALDRAKEVGIRKVAGSSKTQLKVQFLIESLVVNFIAALLAFILIWDGEHQFISISGLPKTFTLFGDLYFWLLFIALFTTGVFVSGLYPALVLSSFKPVKVLKGSFSHSGKGVLLRKGLVVFQFTVTVILLIQTFTVKQQLDYLQALDKGVNTEQIVAIETPYNKNDKAYTIFKQELLTQSYINNVSVSGTVPGQIGSEMATTTGINLSETTEEHYYNFYITKIDKEFIPLMEMQLLAGSNFDKNSVTEKNEVIVNEEAIRLWELPDPQSAIGKQIDMWNEKWTIRGVLKNYHQESPKAPFIPIIHRFKNTLSEFASIKFSGGHPKDHIKKVKSIYEKVFPGTVFSYFFLDSNYDMQLKADKRFRDVFMILTVLAIIIASLGLYGLASFTVLKRRKEIGIRKVVGASTSNVLLLLSRDFMRTVLIAVFLGVPVTYLLARNWLNNFATRIDMSWWLFVLPVLFVFVLVIIAVGIKTIKTAVTNPVQSLRNE; this is encoded by the coding sequence ATGATTAAAAACTACTTTAAAATAGCGTGGAGGAATCTCTGGAAAGAGAAAAGTTTTACGTTAATCAATTTGATCGGCCTGTCTACGGGATTTGCCATAACATTGCTTATTGTACAGTATGCCCGGTTTGAATTGAACTATGAAAATACCCATAAAAATGCAGACGATATCGTAAGGCTTACCGTGGATTACCTGGATGGAGAATCTGTCGTAGCCCAGGATAGTGAAACTTATCCCCCATTAGGCCCTTTGATGACAAATGAACTTTCGGAAGTCGTGGATTTTACCAGAGCCTACCAGATCGGGGAACCCAAAGTAGGCGTTCTGATCGGTAACAAACAATATACTGTGGACAGGACTTATGCCGTGGACTCTTCTTTTTTTAAATTATTTACTTATCCGCTGATCCACGGCTCAGAAAAAAGACTGTTTCAGCAATCCAATGAAGCAGTGCTTACCAAAAGTACCGCATTAAAATTATTTAACAATGTGCGGATTGTCGGCAAAACCCTGAATCTTAAAAGGAATGGGAGGAATATTTTATTTAAAATTGCAGGCGTAATTCCGGACAGTCCAGCCAATACCCATTTAAAGTTCAACATGCTCCTCTCTTATCCTACCCTGTTGTCTGATCCACAAATGCAAGAATGGTATAGGGAGAAAGAAGGTAACTGGAACGGAAACAACACTTTTACTTATCTGCAACTGGCCCCTAATACCGATTATGACAAATTTTCCCGTTCCCTGGCTACTTTCAGTGAAAAACTGGAAAGAGAAAAAAAGATAACCAATGAAGTCATTATCGGCCAAAAAATAAAAGACATACACCTCCATTCCAGGAAAACCTTCGAACCGGAAATAAACGGGGATGCCAAATCCGTATACCTGCTACTGGGTGTAGCCCTGCTCATTATTGTAAGTGCGTTTGTGAACTACATAAACCTGGCCACCTCAAAAGCTCTGGACCGGGCAAAAGAAGTTGGTATCCGTAAAGTTGCGGGCTCCTCAAAAACACAGCTCAAAGTACAGTTCCTGATAGAATCACTTGTGGTCAATTTCATAGCGGCCTTACTTGCTTTTATCCTTATATGGGACGGGGAACATCAATTTATTTCCATTTCCGGTCTCCCGAAAACTTTTACTCTTTTTGGCGACCTTTATTTCTGGCTTCTGTTTATCGCATTGTTCACAACAGGCGTTTTTGTTTCCGGATTATATCCCGCATTAGTGCTTTCCTCTTTTAAGCCCGTAAAGGTATTGAAAGGAAGTTTTTCCCATTCCGGTAAAGGTGTATTATTGCGTAAAGGGCTTGTTGTATTTCAATTTACCGTTACCGTGATCCTGTTGATCCAAACTTTTACGGTGAAACAGCAACTGGATTACCTGCAAGCATTGGACAAGGGAGTAAACACAGAGCAGATCGTTGCCATAGAAACACCCTACAATAAAAACGACAAGGCTTATACTATTTTCAAACAGGAATTACTGACACAATCCTATATAAACAACGTGTCTGTTTCAGGAACTGTTCCCGGGCAGATCGGGAGTGAAATGGCGACTACAACAGGAATTAACCTTTCAGAAACCACAGAAGAGCATTATTATAATTTTTACATCACAAAAATAGATAAGGAATTTATCCCTCTAATGGAAATGCAGCTCCTGGCAGGAAGTAATTTTGATAAAAACTCCGTCACGGAAAAAAATGAAGTTATTGTTAACGAAGAAGCTATCCGGTTATGGGAACTTCCAGATCCACAATCTGCCATTGGTAAGCAAATAGATATGTGGAATGAAAAATGGACCATCCGGGGAGTATTGAAAAATTACCACCAGGAATCTCCCAAAGCGCCTTTTATTCCCATCATCCATCGCTTTAAGAACACTCTTTCAGAATTCGCCAGCATTAAATTTTCGGGAGGCCATCCTAAAGACCATATAAAAAAGGTAAAGAGTATTTATGAAAAAGTATTTCCCGGCACAGTGTTCTCCTATTTTTTCCTCGACAGTAATTATGACATGCAGTTAAAAGCCGATAAGCGTTTCCGGGATGTATTCATGATACTCACTGTACTGGCCATTATCATAGCCAGTCTCGGGTTGTACGGACTCGCTTCCTTTACGGTCCTGAAAAGACGTAAGGAAATCGGCATTCGAAAGGTCGTCGGTGCCAGCACCTCCAATGTATTGTTATTGTTGAGCAGGGATTTTATGCGAACTGTTTTAATTGCCGTATTTCTGGGAGTCCCGGTCACTTACCTGTTAGCACGGAATTGGTTGAACAACTTTGCCACGCGTATAGACATGAGCTGGTGGCTGTTTGTGCTTCCGGTACTTTTTGTATTTGTTCTCGTAATTATAGCCGTTGGCATTAAAACCATAAAAACGGCTGTTACGAATCCTGTACAAAGCCTGAGAAACGAATGA
- a CDS encoding FecR family protein, giving the protein MKKYLNGTITKREETLLEQFDSSLLSKNEKKVFKDANDKKRIQQRLSGAINNQIINGRKKERLLLNWRGIAASVVLILGLGYISYHKVLNNKPEEQPVPRVVKTTDWGQKLNLTLADGTKVRLNSGSTIKFPERFTGGTREVELTGEAFFNVAKNPDKPFVIRSGEVNTTVLGTSFNVNTYPDHREITVTVATGKVRVASKNKEVFLAPNEQGIFDKKSNHISKEKIDIATALQWKDGIIHFEDTTLAGVAESLERWYGVTFVFENEKIKDCHLTATYDNEVLAAVLESIVHTKKGLQYEYLEDNNILIKGRCTD; this is encoded by the coding sequence ATGAAAAAGTACCTGAACGGTACCATAACCAAAAGAGAAGAAACACTTTTGGAACAATTTGACAGTAGCCTTTTGTCGAAAAACGAAAAAAAGGTCTTCAAAGATGCAAATGATAAAAAGCGTATTCAACAAAGACTGTCAGGTGCCATCAATAATCAGATAATAAACGGCCGAAAGAAGGAAAGGTTATTGTTAAATTGGAGGGGGATTGCAGCTTCCGTGGTGTTGATTCTCGGGTTAGGGTATATCTCCTATCATAAAGTGTTGAACAATAAACCCGAAGAACAGCCTGTGCCCCGGGTGGTAAAAACAACAGACTGGGGGCAAAAGCTGAACCTGACCCTGGCAGATGGTACCAAAGTGCGTTTGAACTCCGGCAGTACCATCAAGTTCCCCGAAAGGTTTACAGGCGGGACCCGTGAGGTTGAACTTACCGGAGAGGCTTTTTTCAATGTGGCAAAGAATCCGGACAAACCTTTCGTTATAAGATCCGGTGAGGTAAATACCACGGTCCTGGGAACCTCATTTAATGTTAACACGTATCCCGACCACCGGGAAATAACGGTAACGGTGGCTACCGGGAAAGTAAGGGTCGCCTCAAAAAATAAAGAAGTATTCCTTGCCCCTAACGAACAGGGCATCTTTGACAAAAAATCCAATCACATATCAAAAGAGAAAATCGATATCGCAACAGCCCTGCAATGGAAAGACGGCATTATTCACTTTGAAGACACCACCCTGGCCGGGGTAGCAGAATCGCTCGAACGCTGGTACGGGGTGACCTTTGTCTTTGAGAACGAAAAGATAAAGGATTGCCATCTTACCGCAACTTACGACAATGAAGTATTGGCAGCAGTACTGGAAAGTATCGTACACACAAAAAAGGGATTGCAGTATGAATACCTGGAAGACAACAACATCCTGATAAAAGGGAGATGTACCGATTAA
- a CDS encoding SusC/RagA family TonB-linked outer membrane protein has translation MLNPVFAADVRGQKLESYSVDLAVEDATVVEVLKNIEAQTDFRFVYDRKIGRLHKTYDLSYRRVSLRSVLELMAKDANLAFRRINNTISVEARPKTPKRVVEVEFQEVAGVVTDENGVPLAGATVVEKGTANGTTTDFDGNFSIDVGDDAVLEVSYLGYKPREVAVDGRARVTVQLSPDVAQLEDVVVVGYGNQKKTDVTGSIASVSSEDFNKGIVTNPGQLLQGKVAGVNVSVVSGEPGASQDVIIRGVGSLRSGTTPLYVVDGFALDNTQTGVATNPLNFINPNDIEKIDVLKDASATAIYGARAANGVVVITTKKGKAGKTQMNLSVSTAISSLANKIDVFGADEFREQVTRVGGNLRDGGANTDWQDVFTRTAVSTNVNFSMSGGSDKFSYFGSAGVDDQEGILRNSDLRRYSGRLNLSQKALDDRFEVAFNLSATKTENKRPLTTTIISDMLRSNPTYPAYTDGEPTPTLSGDQFNSLVREQLYRDYADNNRILANITPSIEIFEGLTYKLNLGVDYSSTEREQQNMPYTAREDEIGSLALAYTSNTNTLIENYLTYELDRGNHNGTMLVGHTYQQTRYEARAWEYENFPDNGIEPRYQIEAAGRNPSRSSEAIKNELQSFFGRINYGYADKYLLTATMRADGSSKFGANNKYGYFPSVSAGWNISRESFMDNTPFSNLKLRASWGQTGNQEIPSKITQLSYTDSRADNDTYPLDDNVSSLNDYPYGTVYSRLANPDIQWEVSTQTNIGLDFGLFNNRLTGTLDYFNKVSENVLLEVVPSDPIQPTTTYWTNIPDMEIKNNGVEIALDYRSERIDGNFAYNIGGNVSFTKNEVENSPYKVLTTGAAQGAGQTGATINGYINGEPIGAFYMREFTGINEQGLNEFRDVNGDGEILDDDRVVVGKALPDAIYAFYLNFYYKDFDLSMNFNGAVGNQIYNHTAMSNFTKGNLALSFNTTDKAIEYEGEGTNNTNQVSTRYLEDGDFLRLNNATLGYNLDPDVLGLKDYIQNIRLSVTGQNLFVITDYSGLDPEVNTGTTSGGIQTFGIDRFTYPRARTFVFGLNVSF, from the coding sequence TTGCTAAACCCGGTATTTGCCGCTGATGTCAGAGGGCAGAAATTGGAAAGCTACAGTGTCGACTTAGCGGTGGAAGACGCTACAGTTGTAGAAGTGCTGAAGAACATTGAAGCACAGACAGACTTCAGGTTTGTATATGACCGGAAAATAGGACGGTTGCATAAAACCTACGATCTCTCTTACCGGCGTGTATCGTTGCGCTCGGTTCTGGAATTAATGGCAAAAGATGCCAACCTTGCCTTTAGAAGGATCAATAACACCATTTCTGTCGAGGCCAGGCCGAAAACCCCGAAAAGAGTGGTGGAGGTCGAATTTCAGGAAGTCGCAGGTGTCGTCACCGACGAAAACGGTGTGCCGTTAGCAGGGGCCACCGTAGTTGAAAAAGGGACTGCAAACGGGACAACCACAGATTTTGACGGAAATTTTTCCATTGATGTCGGAGACGATGCGGTCCTCGAAGTTTCGTACCTGGGCTATAAACCCCGGGAGGTTGCGGTTGACGGACGTGCCCGGGTCACTGTTCAGCTAAGCCCCGATGTGGCCCAGCTGGAAGATGTTGTGGTAGTGGGCTACGGAAACCAGAAAAAGACAGATGTTACCGGTTCGATAGCATCGGTGAGCAGTGAAGATTTCAACAAGGGAATCGTAACCAATCCCGGCCAGCTCCTACAGGGAAAGGTCGCCGGTGTAAATGTTTCTGTTGTCAGTGGTGAGCCCGGTGCTTCACAGGATGTCATTATCCGTGGGGTAGGGAGTTTACGTTCGGGGACAACACCGCTCTATGTAGTGGATGGTTTTGCCCTTGACAATACCCAAACCGGGGTGGCCACAAATCCTTTGAATTTTATCAACCCGAATGACATCGAAAAGATCGATGTGCTGAAAGATGCTTCCGCTACGGCTATCTACGGAGCCCGGGCGGCAAACGGGGTTGTGGTTATTACAACCAAAAAAGGAAAAGCAGGTAAAACGCAAATGAACCTGTCTGTTTCAACGGCAATTTCTTCTTTGGCCAACAAAATAGATGTGTTCGGTGCCGATGAATTCCGTGAACAGGTGACCCGTGTCGGTGGTAATTTGAGAGATGGCGGGGCCAATACCGATTGGCAGGATGTATTTACAAGAACCGCGGTTTCCACAAACGTCAACTTTTCCATGAGCGGGGGCAGTGACAAATTCTCATATTTCGGGTCTGCCGGGGTGGATGACCAGGAAGGTATTTTGAGAAACAGCGATTTAAGACGTTATTCGGGGCGCCTGAACCTGTCGCAAAAAGCATTGGACGACCGTTTTGAGGTAGCATTTAATTTATCGGCAACCAAAACCGAAAATAAAAGACCCTTAACCACTACCATCATATCCGATATGTTACGGTCCAATCCCACATACCCGGCCTATACAGACGGAGAACCTACGCCGACACTAAGTGGCGACCAGTTTAATTCACTGGTTCGCGAGCAACTGTACAGGGATTATGCCGACAACAACCGGATTCTGGCAAACATCACACCATCTATTGAGATATTTGAGGGGCTGACCTATAAATTAAACCTCGGTGTGGATTATTCTTCAACCGAGCGGGAACAGCAGAACATGCCTTATACCGCCAGGGAAGACGAGATCGGATCCCTGGCACTTGCATACACAAGTAATACCAATACACTGATTGAAAACTACCTGACCTACGAGCTGGACCGGGGAAACCATAACGGAACCATGTTGGTAGGGCATACTTACCAGCAAACCCGTTATGAGGCCAGGGCATGGGAATACGAAAATTTTCCGGATAACGGTATTGAACCCCGATACCAGATTGAAGCTGCCGGGAGGAACCCTTCACGATCGTCCGAGGCCATCAAAAACGAATTGCAATCATTCTTCGGGAGGATCAACTACGGGTATGCCGACAAATACCTGCTCACCGCCACCATGCGGGCAGACGGTTCATCCAAGTTTGGCGCCAATAATAAATACGGGTATTTCCCTTCGGTTTCGGCAGGCTGGAACATCAGCAGGGAAAGTTTCATGGACAACACACCTTTCAGCAACCTGAAATTAAGGGCCAGCTGGGGGCAAACCGGAAACCAGGAGATCCCTTCCAAGATCACACAACTGAGTTATACCGACAGCCGGGCCGATAACGATACCTATCCGCTGGATGACAATGTAAGCAGTTTGAACGACTACCCTTACGGTACCGTATATTCACGCCTGGCCAATCCGGATATCCAATGGGAAGTTTCCACTCAAACCAACATCGGTCTGGATTTCGGGTTGTTCAATAACAGGTTAACCGGTACGCTCGATTACTTTAACAAAGTATCGGAAAATGTCCTGCTGGAGGTAGTCCCTTCAGACCCGATACAGCCCACAACCACCTACTGGACGAACATTCCGGATATGGAGATTAAAAACAACGGTGTTGAAATTGCCCTCGATTACCGCAGTGAGAGAATTGATGGGAATTTCGCCTATAACATCGGGGGGAACGTATCTTTCACCAAAAACGAGGTCGAAAATTCTCCTTACAAAGTGTTGACCACAGGTGCTGCACAAGGTGCCGGGCAAACGGGGGCTACCATTAATGGTTATATCAACGGAGAGCCTATCGGTGCTTTTTATATGCGGGAATTCACAGGTATTAATGAACAAGGGCTTAACGAGTTCCGCGATGTAAACGGTGACGGCGAGATACTCGATGACGACCGTGTGGTTGTAGGCAAAGCCCTGCCCGATGCCATCTATGCCTTTTACCTGAATTTCTACTATAAGGATTTTGACCTGAGCATGAACTTTAACGGAGCGGTAGGAAACCAGATATACAATCACACCGCCATGTCGAACTTTACGAAAGGCAACCTTGCCTTATCATTCAACACTACGGATAAGGCCATCGAGTACGAAGGAGAAGGAACCAACAATACCAACCAGGTGTCTACACGATATCTGGAGGACGGTGATTTCCTTCGCCTGAACAATGCTACGCTGGGGTATAACCTGGACCCTGATGTTCTCGGCCTGAAGGATTACATACAGAACATCCGTTTGAGCGTAACTGGTCAGAACCTGTTCGTTATTACCGATTACAGCGGATTGGACCCTGAAGTGAACACCGGTACAACATCCGGGGGCATCCAGACATTCGGAATTGATCGCTTTACATATCCGAGGGCCAGGACATTTGTATTTGGCCTAAACGTATCATTTTAA
- a CDS encoding RNA polymerase sigma-70 factor gives MREDHSDKDTITKFGRLVKNSDREAFNTLFGLLWEPMYTYAASVIMDNSIAKDLVQEVWIDYWQRREDIKVSNIKSYLYKAIRYRCYNTLRDLKFNETQIEAANAVCITSEIELEEDVTELSKQINDTLSGLPKRCQEVFRLSRMCNVNNKEIAERLNISQRSVENQISLALRKLRKDLSVIRFFLF, from the coding sequence ATGAGAGAGGATCATAGCGATAAAGACACTATAACGAAGTTTGGCAGACTTGTCAAAAATTCGGATAGGGAGGCGTTCAACACCTTGTTCGGGCTGTTGTGGGAACCCATGTATACTTACGCCGCCTCCGTTATTATGGATAACTCTATTGCCAAAGATCTGGTACAGGAGGTCTGGATCGACTATTGGCAGCGGAGAGAAGACATAAAAGTCAGCAATATAAAATCCTATTTATACAAGGCGATTCGTTATCGATGCTATAATACGCTAAGGGATTTAAAATTCAACGAAACCCAGATAGAAGCCGCAAATGCTGTTTGCATCACTTCGGAAATTGAACTGGAAGAAGATGTGACCGAATTGTCCAAACAGATAAATGATACCCTTTCAGGCCTGCCCAAAAGATGCCAGGAAGTTTTCCGACTGAGCCGTATGTGTAATGTCAACAACAAGGAAATCGCCGAAAGACTGAATATTTCCCAGCGTTCGGTAGAAAACCAGATATCGCTGGCACTTCGCAAACTCCGCAAAGACCTGTCCGTTATCAGGTTTTTCCTGTTTTGA
- a CDS encoding ABC transporter permease, whose product MIRNYFKIAWRNLRKRKSVALINILGLALGFGCAILIFLFVQFHLTFDNFHGDSDRIYRLVTEMHSDGIKYRPTVPPGLPNVFKNDYNYAEKVVKAVVYGKQLISPESGESAYRFKEDVTFVGPDFFQIFNFPLYNGNFSDQLSAPNTAIITREMAKKMFGDGNPINRTFVMENKETIRVTGILENLPKNTLITSQVFISSKTLPKYNTWLSGDSWSGLSGNLRCYTLLRSNQNLLQIEQKMEEWSSKYRPNSENSKHYYKLQPLHQIHFEPRYGDGINVKLLWILGAIGFFLILIACINFINISAAQSVYRSREIGVRKALGSFKDQLFRQFLIETFLITFVALIIGLGLSILFLPFFNNTFNLSLSANGLLNFRFVGFITILLTSVAFLAGSYPGIILARIAPVLALKRKLTQRDAGGSLIRKILVTTQFAISIILIIATLVIGKQIQYAINTDLGYDSTAIVMVDLPKDIEPFKLNALKNKIAQSANIKHISACMTSPGAPITDWGTGVKLSKKPEEEDFLIQAKMADKDYLNTFDIQLAAGRNFTEKDSVSEVLVNETFVRKVGMNSPEELLGKPINISGDFIQGRIVGVVKDFHDRDFEKTISPVFIAQVPHNKSRYRELGIKINKTNTRKTLKYIEQQWAFYFPDFIFEYDFLDNRVAAMYKSEQQFLALTRLFSLLAIFIGGLGIYGLVSFFVAQKTKEVGIRKVLGSNVIDILGLFSKDFFKLIGIAGLIASPIAWYFMNDWLQNYTYRTQINWWVFVLPIGCILILTLLIVSYKGYKAATANPVKSLRTE is encoded by the coding sequence ATGATCAGAAATTATTTTAAAATAGCGTGGAGGAATCTCCGCAAAAGAAAAAGTGTGGCATTGATCAATATCCTGGGACTGGCCCTGGGTTTTGGCTGTGCTATTCTTATTTTCCTGTTCGTACAATTTCATTTGACTTTTGATAATTTTCACGGAGATTCGGACAGGATATACAGACTGGTGACCGAGATGCATTCAGACGGCATCAAATACAGGCCAACTGTTCCCCCCGGTTTACCTAATGTTTTTAAGAATGATTACAATTATGCAGAAAAAGTAGTTAAAGCAGTAGTTTATGGTAAACAACTGATTAGTCCCGAATCGGGAGAATCTGCTTATCGCTTTAAAGAAGATGTCACTTTTGTAGGACCTGACTTCTTCCAAATATTTAACTTCCCGCTCTACAATGGGAATTTTTCAGATCAACTGTCGGCACCGAATACTGCTATTATAACCCGGGAAATGGCAAAAAAAATGTTTGGTGATGGCAATCCCATCAACCGTACATTTGTAATGGAGAATAAAGAGACTATCCGGGTTACGGGAATATTGGAAAATTTACCCAAAAACACCCTGATCACCTCTCAGGTTTTTATTTCCTCTAAAACACTTCCCAAATATAACACCTGGCTTTCCGGCGATTCCTGGAGTGGCCTAAGTGGCAATTTAAGATGTTATACATTGTTAAGGTCTAATCAAAATCTTTTACAAATAGAACAAAAGATGGAAGAATGGTCTTCCAAGTACAGGCCCAATTCTGAAAACAGTAAACACTATTATAAATTACAACCGCTCCACCAAATCCATTTCGAACCGCGCTATGGAGACGGTATCAATGTAAAATTGCTCTGGATCTTGGGGGCTATCGGCTTTTTCCTTATCCTTATCGCCTGTATTAACTTTATAAATATTTCTGCTGCCCAATCTGTCTATCGTTCCAGGGAAATCGGAGTAAGAAAAGCACTGGGAAGTTTTAAAGACCAGCTTTTCAGACAGTTTTTGATCGAAACATTCCTAATTACTTTTGTTGCCTTGATCATCGGATTAGGGTTAAGCATCCTTTTCTTGCCCTTCTTTAACAATACCTTTAATCTATCCCTTTCTGCAAACGGCTTATTGAATTTCAGGTTTGTTGGTTTTATAACCATACTTCTCACAAGTGTTGCCTTTCTGGCCGGAAGTTATCCCGGAATTATCCTTGCCAGGATAGCTCCCGTACTCGCCTTGAAAAGAAAACTCACACAAAGGGATGCCGGGGGATCACTTATCCGAAAAATACTGGTAACCACTCAGTTTGCAATTTCCATAATTTTGATCATTGCCACACTGGTCATCGGAAAGCAAATTCAATACGCCATAAATACCGATTTAGGCTATGATTCTACTGCAATTGTTATGGTTGACCTCCCCAAAGATATAGAACCCTTTAAACTAAATGCCCTAAAAAACAAAATTGCCCAATCCGCCAATATAAAACACATATCTGCTTGCATGACAAGTCCCGGAGCCCCAATAACAGACTGGGGAACAGGAGTTAAACTCAGCAAAAAGCCGGAGGAAGAAGATTTCTTAATCCAGGCAAAAATGGCTGATAAAGATTATCTGAACACTTTTGATATTCAACTGGCTGCCGGCAGAAATTTTACTGAAAAAGATTCCGTAAGTGAAGTACTTGTCAACGAAACTTTTGTCAGGAAAGTAGGGATGAATTCTCCTGAAGAATTATTAGGTAAACCTATAAATATCAGTGGTGATTTTATCCAGGGGCGCATTGTAGGCGTAGTGAAAGACTTTCACGACCGGGATTTTGAAAAAACCATCAGCCCCGTATTTATAGCTCAGGTGCCCCACAATAAAAGCAGGTATAGAGAATTGGGCATCAAAATTAACAAAACAAATACGAGGAAGACTCTCAAATATATCGAACAACAATGGGCATTCTATTTCCCCGATTTTATTTTTGAATACGACTTCCTGGACAATCGCGTAGCCGCAATGTACAAATCCGAACAGCAGTTCCTGGCGCTGACCAGACTGTTTTCCCTCCTGGCCATCTTTATCGGCGGTCTGGGCATCTATGGCCTGGTCTCCTTTTTTGTCGCCCAGAAAACCAAAGAGGTCGGTATTCGGAAGGTTTTGGGTAGCAATGTTATCGACATCCTCGGACTGTTCTCCAAAGATTTTTTCAAACTGATAGGCATAGCGGGCCTTATAGCTTCACCTATCGCCTGGTATTTTATGAATGACTGGTTACAAAATTATACCTACAGGACACAGATCAACTGGTGGGTCTTTGTACTACCCATAGGTTGCATCCTGATTCTAACCCTACTTATTGTCAGTTACAAAGGGTATAAGGCGGCCACTGCAAACCCGGTAAAATCATTAAGAACGGAATAA
- a CDS encoding DeoR/GlpR family DNA-binding transcription regulator has translation MDITDRHEMILQKLKEEGRVKINDLSALLNVSGVTIRKDLKLLEDKKLLFRTHGGASMSNPYMNERTIDEKEHINAEAKQKIGKVALDLIKDNDSIIIGSGTTVYTFANMLHPEKQLTVITPAVKVTLALCSRPNIEIVQLGGIIRPNSSSVAGTTAESTLEEISSGILFLGVDGIDLDFGLSITNLAEATLNKKMIESAQILVVLADSSKFGKRGLGKVCGLEQVHYIVTDSNVPPGVVKSLESRDINVIIAN, from the coding sequence ATGGATATAACCGACAGACATGAAATGATTCTTCAGAAACTAAAGGAAGAGGGCAGGGTGAAGATCAATGATCTCAGTGCTTTGCTGAATGTTTCGGGGGTTACGATAAGAAAAGACCTTAAATTACTGGAAGATAAGAAATTACTGTTCCGGACACATGGCGGAGCTTCTATGAGTAATCCGTACATGAATGAACGGACTATTGACGAAAAAGAACATATCAATGCTGAAGCCAAACAGAAGATCGGCAAAGTGGCATTAGATCTTATTAAAGACAACGATTCGATCATTATCGGGTCGGGGACAACGGTGTATACCTTTGCCAATATGCTGCATCCTGAAAAACAGCTCACGGTTATAACTCCGGCGGTAAAAGTTACTCTGGCCCTGTGTAGCCGGCCCAATATAGAGATTGTCCAGCTCGGTGGTATCATCCGCCCCAATTCTTCCTCGGTTGCAGGGACTACTGCGGAAAGTACCCTGGAAGAGATTTCTTCAGGTATCCTGTTTTTAGGGGTAGACGGAATAGATCTCGATTTCGGCCTGTCTATAACCAACCTGGCTGAAGCTACGTTGAATAAAAAGATGATTGAGTCGGCACAGATCCTGGTGGTGCTGGCCGACAGCTCAAAATTTGGTAAAAGAGGGCTGGGCAAGGTGTGTGGCCTGGAGCAGGTGCACTATATAGTTACGGATTCCAATGTGCCGCCCGGCGTTGTGAAATCTTTGGAGAGCAGGGATATTAATGTCATTATCGCAAATTAA